In Nicotiana tabacum cultivar K326 chromosome 10, ASM71507v2, whole genome shotgun sequence, the DNA window TAAACTGTCACCCTATTGGTGGCGGTTCTATTTGCCACCTTGTAATCCCCTTCCCCATTTCCATTTCCCGCTCCCTCTATGTatgatagaattttctttaaaaagatACTGCAGAATTTGCTGTTGCTTTATATGGTAGTAAAAACATTATGCATACCAGTTATTTTAGAATGGTCCCCATATTTACTTGTGACTTATATAACTTTACAGGAAGAGACATCGGGATTTCTCAGCCTAAACAGAGTCATGAGTCTTGACAGGTgtggttttttcttcttttctttaagaGATTTTAGAAATTCTGTTTCTTCTTAAATTTAATCGCATATGGAGAATGTAGTTTGGAAATTGACTTGACCAAGGAGCTAACAGCCCCTTCAGAACCTGTTCAAGAACCAGAAGTTGAAAATACTCAAGTATGTAGTAACTTTAAAACATCTGCCTTTTGCAACTTTAAGCATTAAACTTCTCTACTTGCATTGCTGAAAACTAAACTGATTTTCAGCCACGTTTAAGTGCATCTCAAAGATGGCGGCCAGCACCAACACGACGCGAGCAGGAGCAGTGGGACAAAGCTGCCAAGGCTGCAACTGGGGGCAGTGTACGTCATCGGAACTTGCAATTAGTTCATTTCTTGAAACTTGgttcataatacatattgtgcAATATGCTTCTCTAACTTATAATTCTGAAATTTCGATCACCCAGGATGTGATGTTCAGGGAATTAAGAAAGCCAAAAGGGGATCCAAAGATTTTGGCTGCTCAGTCAAGGGAACAGTATCTTAAGGTTCTTGTTAGCAATTATTCCACATAAATCATTCTTGGTTGAGTTCTGTTGAGTTTCCAGTTCACCTTTtgattgtttcattttttttcttctttgcagTTAAAGAATAAATTGCAACTCCTCACACTTGGGATTGGTGGTGTTGGAGTGATTTCAGCTTATATCTCTTATTCTCCTGAAATAGCAGCAAGGTAATCCTACGACATGCTTCAATTCCTTGAGGTGTCTACCTTAGATTTACTCATGTTTGATTTACTAGTGCTGTAGAGGGACATGGCCCCTATTTATTGCAAATCGTTCCTCCAATTAGTTTATTGGTCCCTTAAGGTTGCCACTTCGGTAGAATTTCTGGATGAAGGGACTTTTAATATGCTTATTTCTTCTGAATATGATGTTTGTGAttgaaggtgttggtttatgtttagtcaacaatggcatgccaattggaagagttggtggaaagagttggtgtggatgctaggaggaagcttcctcctttgatgtcacccatgacatcaagaggaggtagtttgatgtcaccaatgacatcaagaggaggtctttacctctataaatagatgcactccttcatttgtagaaaccatcccaaaaataatacaacacattgtagtgagtagagagttaagagagaaattctcttaagtgtaattgggaactctccccttcctttgttaatattaaaaaggcaactgttctctggtggacgtaggattattttgatccgaaccacgttaaatcttgtgttctttcttttacgtttccgctaacaattggtatcagagcaacatgattctttaacgatccaaggaggaagaacaagcaaagatgagttccatgaagtttgaaactgatagattcagtggacgcaacaacttcaatatctggaagatccagatgatggcgttactgcggagggaaggttcaatccatgctattgacggaaagtatcctaaggatatatcaactcccgacaaggagaagattgaaggggatacattgagtgcaatccaactatcccttgcacctaacgtgctttgtgaagtgagtacgggtaccgaagagacgaccaaacagttatgggaaaagctagaagggctataccaagaccgatcagtgacaacaaggatgttgttacaatggcgtcttcacacatttaatatggggtcaggtacttcgttacaagatcatttagatgcgttcaataaacttgtcatggacttacagattgcaggaattaaaaaggaggaggagacacttgcatgtgctttgctattttcattgacttcaggatatcgtgatattgagaattcaatgatgtatagcaaggagcctatcaagcttgagcaagtgcggcaggcacttaactctagtgatgtgcggaggcacattgaaggaaatagagatgaccaggcaagtgggctctttgtgagaggccggactagccaacagggaaagagcaaatcaaagcacaAATCAAAGTCTtgtgtgaacaagaagaatatagagtgttggggttgtggcaagaaggggcactttgaacgagactgcccaatgtcaaagtccaaggaaaaggtGAGTGCATCCACAGTTGAACAGGtacatgattttgataatgattatgtactaacaatatcgtgtaataataatagtagttatggaaacaaatgggtgttagactctgcttgcactctgcatatgacgttccgaaaagactggtttagcagctatgagaaaagtggaggaaccgtagtaatgggcaataatgcaacttgtgcaatagttggcattgaCTCAAttcgggttcgctgccatgatggagtcgtgaggactattacacaagtccgtcatgttcctgatctgaagaagaatttgatctctctgagtactctggatgaacaaggctacaggtacatgagcgaagcaggaactataaaggtgactaaaggttctttagtcatgctgaaaggcaagctggagaacggcctttacacattggccggaagcaccattgttggctctgcaaatgcatctacagtgcagttatctaatgatgacaaggcaagactatggcacatgagactgggtcatatgagcgcacgtggactggagatgttgagcaatcataaccttttggaaggtgagaagatcagcacacttgacttctgtgagcactgcgttctagggaagcaaaagaaggtcagcttcagcactggcaaacacaagacaagaggagtgctagactacatccattcagatttatggggtccctCTAAACTTCTATCGAAGGGCAAAAAGAGGTATCTTCTCagttttattgatgatttttcacgaaaggtttgggtgcattttttgaaggcaaaaagtgatgcttttgaagcatttaaagagtggaagattttggttgaaaatcaaatggagcggaaaatcaagtatcttcgcacagacaatggcttggagttttgcaatgaagagtttaatgaattctgcaaggttcatgggatctcaagacataggactgtcaggcataccccacagcagaatggatttgccgagagaatgaacagaactcttcttgaaaaggctcgttgtatgctcctacaagccaaaatgtccaaagtattttgggctgaagcagttcacactgctgctcatattgtcaatcgatctccagcatcggcaattgactttaagactccgaatgaggtatggtcaggtgaaccctctaactattcatacttacgagtatttgggtgtccagcttattatcacgttaatgaaggaaagcttgaaccaagggctaagaaggccatattcgtagggtatgtggatggagtaaaagggtacaaactttggtgtttgtctttactcaaatttatagttagtagagatgtcacctttgatgaatcctctatacttgatccccgtaaagtttccgtggagttttcaggaaacaagaacgacgagcaggtggagcttgccaaggaaaaggatcaagagactcaggttaaagatgagtcagaagatgtagaccttgaagaacttgctgtcaatgaaccatacacaattgcaaaggggagggagaagaggcagacacgagaaccggaacgccttatagatcaagcaaacttgattgcatatgcgttcgtagctgcacaagaagagattaaggatctggagccctcctcgtatattgaagcaacttcttgtAAGGATGCTGTACAATGAcggttagccatgactgaagagatggagtctcttcacaagaatcagacatgagtcttagtgaaaagacaaaaggggaagaggacagttggatgcaagtgggtctaaccgaaagaaagagggaattcctgaagtggaagatgctaggttcaaggcgagattggttgcaaaaggattcagtcagaaggagggaattgactacaatgagatttttTCTCCAAtcgtgaagcatagctcaattcgcgtgctactagcattggttgcccaatttgacttggagcttcaacaacttgatgtcaaaactgctttcttacacggtgatctagaagagacaatctatatggatcagcctgaaggtttcctagctgagggaaaagaagatcacgtatgccaactaaagaagtctttgtatggtttgaagcaatctcctagacagtggtacaagaggtttgatgcattcatgactacacatgaattctcaaagagtgcatttgatagctgtgtgtatcacaaaaagatgtctggtaactcaatgatttatttactgttgtatgttgatgatatgcttattgctgctaacaacattacaaagataaatgctttgaagaaactgttgagtaaggaatttgacatgaaggatttaggagctgcaaagaaaatccttggtatggagatttcaagagaagacggtgttgtacatctttctcagaagaggtatattgaaagggttctcaagagattcaatatgcatacgtgcaagcctgtaagtacaccattagctcctcattttaaactttcagagttacaaatgcctcagtccgaggatgaggtggagcatatgtcaaagattccttatgtCAGTGCAGTTGGTAGCATGTTAGTATTCTTTCAATTTCCTCCATCGGAACTGGATTTTTCATGGCTTCTCTTTGCTTAAACCTTAAATATACTTCTGCTTCTTCAATTAATGTAAGGAATCTTTATCTTGTTCTGTTATTTTGGCGCGATGTTGCACTAATGCACACAAGCTTGAAAAGGCGGTGCTAATAAACTGTGGTATATACCATTGTTGCAGTTACGGTGCAGGGTTTATTGGTTCATTGATGTACATGCGTATGCTTGGGAACAGTGTGGATTCTATGCAGTCAGATGGACCCAGAGCACTTATCAAGTAcacttttcatttatttttatcataGCCTAAATGAACATATATCAGTAGTTTTGCTTAAGAAACTGAAATATTCCAATTTCTATGTCACAATTTATTTGTTTTAGTGTCCTGCTTGATCAGCATGTTAAGAGTACCTAAGTAATAAAGGACATCATAAGAGTCCTGAGTCCAGGGTAAAAAGCAAAGTATGTCTGTTTGTCTTGTGCGCATTCTGATTCCTGTTCCCTTGCTTGCAACATTCTCTCCGTTGTCTGCCCTTTCGGCAAGAAAATCAATAAACTACTCCATAAGAAGATGATTAAGaattaaaatacaaatataaatacGAAGAAGAGGAGAAGGACTGGGGTCAAACTATTTTCACACTAGGTGTGTTTTATCCATTGATCGGTCAGGGAACCACCAGAAAAAATAGGATCCTAACTGGAATTGTATCATTTTTGTATAGTTTCTCCAGAGTGTTCAAAATAAGCTGCCATTTTACAATACAAACTTATCTGGAAGAGCTGAAGAAACAAATCTTGATCAGCAGGTTGTAAATGAATAAGCCAACATTCAATGAAGTAAAACACTTGGTCAAATTTTAATAGGTAAGTGTACTGTTTTAGTAATTCTACTTACAAAGTAACATTACGAAGATGTGTGCCAAAGGAACCTGTACTCCTTTTACTGACACAAGGATTCCATGAAATCCAAAAGTCCATACCATTTACATTGTTCATCCTACACTGAACAACCAAAAGGTATAAAGTTCTATACTGCATGTTGTGTATACAAAGAAGAAAAACTTAGTCAATTGAAAATAAAGAAGAGAATTTACATCGGATAACCTCATTATGCGTTCTGTCTTGATTGGTCTTGTATTACCTCATAACATAGCAATACTTGTTTCTTTGTATTTATATGTATGGCGACTGATGCCAGTTGATAATAGGATGCAAATTATCCCTATGCATTTGCATGTGTTACAATCCCACAGTCCAATTcatttttgaaattgtttatggagCATCTGTTAGTACTTTCTCAGAGCTATATCAATAACATCATTCTTGAATCTGAGTTGTACTTGATCAGTTAAATTATACTTCTTCCCGGCTTGCCAGCTTCATTTTTCCATGAATGGAAGTATTAACCCACAGACAAAATAGAAACCAAAGGCTTGCACAATAGATGAGTCTGTTGTTTTGGACTAAAACGAGTAGCTGTATCCCTAGAAAAGGACTACTTTGTGCTTTTATTGATGATCTTACCAGAAGCTTTTACTTGCAGGGGAGCTGTTGGGCAGCCAAGGCTATTGGTTCCTGTTGCTTTGGTCATGATTTTTAACCGGTGGAATGGGTAAGATCTACCACTATTACCATcttgaataaaaatatatatatatatatatatggatagaGATTTAATGTTAATGAAACTCCCCTCCTTGAATATGTTCTTTGACATCGAGGACAATAAAAACCATTAAGTTCCTTGTGGACGTCAAGTAAATAGTTGGAAAATGTATTTCTTCAGAAAATTTCAGTTAAGGAAAACATATTTCTTCCACTTGTTTGTTTCAGAGAAGATTACACAAGAAAAACCAGTTTCTTTTAAACCTCCTACCGTATTTGCATGACTCAAGTTGGAAGAGTCATTCCCATTGAATATTTTAAACCCATTTTCCCACAATTTTTCTGCTCATTCAATGGATAAAAATGTAGGAGAGTTAACTTTATCCGCACTTCCCTTTTCCTACTGCCTTTGCAAACTAAAGGATACCTTAATGACTTCTCTTACGTTGTTGTAGAGCAAGTATTAATGTTTTTACATTGTGGAGAGTCGCTTAAGCATCTGGTCTTTCAAATTGCTATATTTGTTTCTTTGCAGGATCCTAGTCCCCGAGTATGGATTCATGCACCTCGAGTTGATACCCATGCTAGTTGGATTTTTCACTTACAAGATTGCAACTTTTGTCCAAGCAATCGAGGAAGGTGTAACAATTGTTCGAAATAAAACACAAGCTTAGCTCTAGTTTCTATGATTTACATCCACTTCTGATGAAAATAGTAGGTATGATTCGATTCGACTGTCCATTTTCATTCTTTATCTTTATTTCAAATTACTAGGAATCTACATTGAACAAAATGCCTTTAAATTTTCTCACATTCCATCTTTTTTGCCAGCATATTTTGCTCTCATACTCTATATTTCTTGTTGCAGAGGCAAACTTCACGAAGATCTTTAAACATGGATTCAAA includes these proteins:
- the LOC107830407 gene encoding protein CONSERVED ONLY IN THE GREEN LINEAGE 160, chloroplastic-like isoform X1 — encoded protein: MGVLNYCFLSVTSAATPTPTPISQDSANNLTPSSIPTQTKVMQKLVKLSTGVVPGDNAAPPSTPTTTKLRKYWGEDVDPLTSDDYIWNKEFMGRMKKYIQDPQQNSPSSPSAPVKEETSGFLSLNRVMSLDSLEIDLTKELTAPSEPVQEPEVENTQPRLSASQRWRPAPTRREQEQWDKAAKAATGGSDVMFRELRKPKGDPKILAAQSREQYLKLKNKLQLLTLGIGGVGVISAYISYSPEIAASYGAGFIGSLMYMRMLGNSVDSMQSDGPRALIKGAVGQPRLLVPVALVMIFNRWNGILVPEYGFMHLELIPMLVGFFTYKIATFVQAIEEGVTIVRNKTQA
- the LOC107830407 gene encoding protein CONSERVED ONLY IN THE GREEN LINEAGE 160, chloroplastic-like isoform X2; amino-acid sequence: MGVLNYCFLSVTSAATPTPTPISQDSANNLTPSSIPTQTKVMQKLVKLSTGVVPGDNAAPPSTPTTTKLRKYWGEDVDPLTSDDYIWNKEFMGRMKKYIQDPQQNSPSSPSAPVKEETSGFLSLNRVMSLDSLEIDLTKELTAPSEPVQEPEVENTQPRLSASQRWRPAPTRREQEQWDKAAKAATGGSDVMFRELRKPKGDPKILAAQSREQYLKLKNKLQLLTLGIGGVGVISAYISYSPEIAARGAVGQPRLLVPVALVMIFNRWNGILVPEYGFMHLELIPMLVGFFTYKIATFVQAIEEGVTIVRNKTQA